A DNA window from Altererythrobacter sp. B11 contains the following coding sequences:
- the ribB gene encoding 3,4-dihydroxy-2-butanone-4-phosphate synthase, producing the protein MSALSTALNQLRQGGMIVLLDDEDRENEGDLVLAAEFATPEAINFMARFGRGLICLALAGEQVDRLGLKPMVAVNQARRSTAFTVSIEAREGITTGISAHDRARTIRVAIDPASGPQHIASPGHVFPLRAAEGGVLARNGHTEGAVDLMRLAGLQPAGVICEVMKDDGTMARRDDLRAFAREHDLPILTIAEIAAHRRANEVLVEEVARSTLPTEFSASPFEMRAFRGLHDGVEHLALLRTPLGDAPLVRVHSECLTGDALGSLRCDCGAQLREALQLIDQQGGALLYLRSQEGRGIGLANKVRAYSLQDQGHDTLEANLALGFAPDAREYGVAAQMLRALGITQLRLLTNNPEKSRALVAAGLDVREQVPLIVPANPFNARYLATKRDRFGHTLAHDHTTEDHHA; encoded by the coding sequence ATGTCAGCCCTATCAACGGCCCTGAACCAGTTGCGGCAGGGCGGCATGATCGTCCTGCTCGACGACGAGGATCGCGAGAACGAAGGCGATCTGGTGCTCGCCGCCGAATTCGCCACGCCCGAAGCGATCAACTTCATGGCACGGTTCGGGCGCGGCCTGATCTGCCTGGCCTTGGCCGGGGAGCAGGTGGACCGGCTCGGCCTCAAGCCGATGGTGGCCGTGAACCAGGCACGCCGCTCCACCGCCTTCACGGTCTCGATCGAGGCGCGCGAGGGGATCACCACCGGCATTTCCGCACATGATCGCGCGCGGACGATCCGCGTAGCCATCGACCCCGCTTCGGGGCCGCAACACATTGCCTCCCCCGGCCACGTCTTCCCGCTGCGCGCGGCGGAGGGCGGGGTGCTGGCGCGGAACGGCCATACCGAGGGCGCGGTGGACCTGATGCGGCTTGCGGGGCTGCAGCCGGCGGGGGTGATCTGCGAGGTGATGAAGGATGACGGCACCATGGCGCGGCGGGATGACCTGAGGGCTTTCGCACGCGAGCATGACCTGCCGATCCTGACCATTGCCGAGATCGCTGCGCATCGCCGCGCGAACGAAGTGCTGGTGGAGGAAGTCGCCCGCTCCACGCTTCCGACCGAATTTTCCGCCAGCCCGTTCGAAATGCGCGCCTTTCGGGGCCTGCATGACGGGGTGGAACATCTGGCGTTGCTGCGCACGCCGCTGGGCGATGCGCCGCTGGTGCGGGTTCATTCCGAATGCCTGACCGGCGATGCGCTGGGATCGCTGCGCTGCGACTGCGGGGCGCAATTGCGCGAGGCGCTGCAACTGATCGATCAGCAGGGCGGCGCGCTGCTCTATCTGCGCAGCCAGGAAGGGCGCGGCATCGGCCTTGCCAACAAGGTGCGTGCCTATTCGCTGCAGGATCAGGGGCACGACACGCTGGAGGCCAATCTTGCCCTCGGCTTCGCGCCGGATGCGCGCGAGTACGGCGTGGCTGCGCAGATGCTGCGAGCTCTGGGCATCACGCAATTGCGCCTGCTGACCAACAATCCCGAAAAGTCGCGCGCTCTGGTGGCGGCCGGCCTCGACGTGCGCGAGCAGGTGCCATTGATCGTTCCCGCCAATCCGTTCAACGCTCGCTATCTTGCCACCAAGCGCGACCGCTTCGGCCACACGCTTGCCCATGACCATACGACCGAGGACCATCATGCCTGA
- a CDS encoding SulP family inorganic anion transporter, producing the protein MNKILSRFGAEWAADAGEARRDILAGVVVALALIPEAIGFSIISGVDPSVGLYASVAIAIVISLLGGRPGMISAATAAVAVVVAPLVREHGVEYLFAATILMGIIQIVAGFLRLDLLMQFVSRSVITGFVNALAILIFLAQIPQLSGVTWHTYGMVAAGLAIIYLLPRLTRAVPSPLVAIVVLAGLSIALDLPVRTVGDMGRLPEGLPSLALPQVPFTLEMLRIILPFSLTMAAVGLLESMMTAQIVDDMTDTESDKRRECAGQGGANIAAALVGGMGGCAMIGQSVINVTSGGRKRLSTFTAGAFLMFLLTVLGPLVGRIPMPALVAVMIMVSIGTFSWNSIPNLRRHPPTSSVVMLVTVAVVVATHDLAQGVLAGVLLSGIFFTGKVRRMFAVEREPISGDGPVTYRVRGEIFFASVDRFTRAFAPEAGQRVTIDVSAAHFWDISAVAALDKVVARLRRDGCPMEVIGYNRASADLVDRFALHDKTGFELGAVPH; encoded by the coding sequence ATGAACAAAATCCTGTCCCGATTCGGCGCCGAATGGGCCGCCGACGCTGGCGAAGCGCGCCGCGATATTCTCGCCGGCGTCGTCGTAGCCTTGGCGCTCATCCCCGAAGCCATCGGCTTCTCGATCATCTCCGGCGTGGATCCCAGCGTGGGGCTCTATGCCTCCGTCGCGATTGCAATCGTCATTTCGCTGCTGGGTGGGCGGCCGGGAATGATTTCGGCCGCGACCGCAGCTGTTGCCGTGGTGGTGGCTCCGCTCGTTCGCGAACACGGCGTCGAGTACCTGTTCGCCGCCACGATCCTGATGGGGATAATCCAGATCGTTGCAGGGTTCCTGCGGCTTGACCTGCTGATGCAGTTCGTTTCCCGGTCGGTCATCACCGGCTTCGTGAACGCACTCGCGATACTCATCTTCCTCGCCCAGATCCCTCAGCTCTCGGGGGTGACGTGGCACACCTATGGGATGGTCGCAGCGGGGCTCGCAATCATCTACCTGTTGCCTCGCCTTACCCGAGCCGTGCCGTCCCCACTGGTGGCGATCGTTGTGCTCGCCGGGCTAAGCATTGCTCTCGACCTGCCGGTGCGCACCGTGGGCGACATGGGGCGCTTGCCCGAAGGCTTGCCCTCCTTAGCCCTTCCGCAGGTGCCCTTCACGCTGGAAATGCTGCGGATCATCCTTCCCTTTTCGCTGACCATGGCCGCGGTGGGGCTGCTGGAATCGATGATGACTGCGCAGATCGTCGATGACATGACCGACACCGAAAGCGACAAGCGCCGCGAATGCGCAGGTCAGGGCGGTGCCAACATCGCCGCGGCGCTGGTCGGCGGCATGGGCGGCTGCGCCATGATCGGCCAGTCGGTCATCAACGTCACCTCGGGCGGGCGAAAGCGGCTCTCCACCTTCACCGCCGGCGCGTTCCTGATGTTCCTGCTGACAGTGCTGGGGCCGCTGGTGGGGCGCATTCCCATGCCGGCGCTGGTCGCCGTGATGATCATGGTTTCGATCGGTACCTTCAGCTGGAATTCGATCCCCAACCTTCGCCGCCATCCACCCACCTCATCTGTGGTGATGCTGGTCACCGTCGCGGTGGTGGTGGCAACGCACGATCTGGCGCAGGGCGTTCTCGCCGGGGTGCTGCTGTCCGGCATTTTCTTCACAGGGAAGGTCCGCCGCATGTTCGCTGTGGAACGCGAGCCGATTAGTGGGGACGGGCCGGTGACCTATCGCGTCCGCGGAGAAATCTTCTTCGCCTCCGTGGACCGCTTCACCCGCGCCTTCGCTCCTGAGGCGGGGCAGCGCGTCACCATCGACGTATCAGCCGCCCACTTCTGGGATATCTCCGCCGTCGCCGCGCTCGACAAGGTCGTCGCCCGGCTGCGCCGCGATGGCTGCCCGATGGAAGTGATCGGTTACAACAGGGCCAGCGCCGACCTGGTCGATCGCTTCGCGCTGCACGACAAGACCGGCTTCGAGCTGGGCGCCGTGCCGCACTAA
- a CDS encoding UTRA domain-containing protein — MPQYLALRDRIAEGIEMGKLAPGARLPSERQLQTDSGAARGTIREALFQLEAEGLIYRRDRSGWYVSPPPITYDPTRWAGFMSYVADQGRTPETRTLLKEEVPAPPAIADIFRVAPGARLYVISRRRSIDGRPVLVERITVDPKLAPGLFDHSLDGSLTQVLTQAYKLSVARNRVSMRPCALVGTAAEQLGVKSGTPGLEVVRTSFDPAGRVVEYDQEYWRHDAIRVHVDLNVA, encoded by the coding sequence GTGCCGCAATATCTCGCCCTGCGCGACAGGATCGCCGAAGGCATCGAGATGGGCAAGCTGGCGCCCGGCGCCCGGTTGCCGTCGGAACGGCAATTGCAGACGGACAGCGGCGCCGCGCGCGGGACCATCCGCGAAGCGCTGTTCCAGCTGGAAGCGGAGGGGCTGATCTATCGCCGCGATCGCAGCGGCTGGTACGTCTCGCCCCCGCCCATCACCTATGACCCGACGCGCTGGGCCGGTTTCATGAGCTATGTCGCGGATCAGGGGCGGACGCCGGAAACGCGCACGTTGCTGAAGGAGGAGGTGCCCGCCCCGCCAGCCATCGCCGATATCTTCCGCGTGGCCCCTGGCGCTCGGCTGTATGTGATCTCGCGCCGCCGCTCGATCGACGGGCGGCCTGTGCTGGTGGAGCGCATTACGGTCGATCCCAAGCTGGCTCCCGGGCTGTTCGACCATTCGCTCGACGGGTCGCTGACCCAGGTGCTGACGCAGGCCTACAAGCTTTCAGTGGCGCGCAACCGGGTGAGCATGCGCCCCTGTGCGCTGGTGGGCACGGCGGCGGAGCAGCTCGGCGTGAAAAGCGGCACTCCGGGGCTGGAAGTGGTGCGCACCAGCTTCGACCCGGCGGGCCGGGTCGTCGAGTACGATCAGGAATACTGGCGGCACGACGCCATACGGGTGCATGTGGACCTGAACGTGGCCTAG
- the ribD gene encoding bifunctional diaminohydroxyphosphoribosylaminopyrimidine deaminase/5-amino-6-(5-phosphoribosylamino)uracil reductase RibD, giving the protein MGRFETLDKQAGAAWIADAFARAIECARAFEGATAPNPPVGCVLLDDEGRQLAAAAHQKAGGPHAEALAIEACRANGTTPQVHTAVVTLEPCNHHGRTPPCSEALLATPVRVVWIACRDPNTQVAGGGAERLAAAGLAVHFLDELDDPRASSLKRAADRLIAPFAHRMHTGLPFVTVKQAVTGEGSMIPPAGSKTFTSSSSLRLAHVLRRRADAILTGSGTILADEPLLTVRHVADHPGKHRMLAILDRRGRVPPAYLEAAQARGFVPIIARDPAEALAALGDAGALEVLVEAGPRVTEAMLSRGLWDEHVLIESLPAAEGGDRISVRRRDAAGDISEGGVDVLGYY; this is encoded by the coding sequence ATGGGCAGGTTCGAGACACTCGACAAGCAGGCGGGGGCGGCATGGATTGCCGATGCCTTCGCGCGTGCGATCGAGTGTGCGCGTGCCTTTGAAGGCGCCACCGCACCCAATCCCCCGGTCGGTTGTGTGCTGCTCGACGACGAGGGGCGGCAACTGGCCGCCGCGGCGCATCAGAAGGCGGGCGGCCCCCATGCGGAGGCGCTGGCGATCGAAGCCTGCCGCGCCAACGGCACGACCCCGCAGGTCCACACTGCAGTCGTTACGCTGGAACCCTGCAACCACCATGGACGCACGCCGCCCTGCAGCGAAGCATTGCTGGCCACGCCCGTGCGCGTGGTGTGGATCGCCTGCCGCGATCCCAATACGCAGGTCGCCGGGGGCGGTGCGGAGCGGCTGGCGGCCGCGGGCCTTGCCGTGCATTTCCTCGACGAGCTGGATGATCCCCGCGCGTCATCGTTGAAGCGGGCGGCAGACCGGCTGATCGCGCCCTTCGCGCACCGGATGCATACGGGCCTGCCCTTCGTGACCGTCAAGCAGGCGGTGACGGGCGAAGGAAGCATGATCCCGCCGGCCGGCAGCAAGACCTTCACCTCCTCCTCGTCACTACGCCTCGCCCATGTCCTGCGGCGCAGGGCGGATGCAATTCTGACGGGCTCCGGCACCATTCTGGCCGACGAGCCTCTCCTTACCGTTCGCCATGTGGCGGATCATCCCGGCAAGCACCGGATGCTGGCGATCCTCGACCGCCGCGGGCGCGTGCCGCCGGCTTATCTTGAAGCGGCGCAGGCACGCGGCTTTGTGCCGATCATCGCCCGCGATCCAGCTGAGGCGCTTGCCGCGCTGGGCGACGCCGGAGCGCTGGAAGTGCTGGTGGAGGCGGGCCCGCGCGTGACCGAGGCCATGCTGTCACGCGGCCTGTGGGATGAGCACGTTCTCATTGAGAGCCTGCCCGCCGCAGAGGGCGGTGACAGGATCTCCGTCCGCCGGCGTGATGCGGCGGGGGACATTTCGGAAGGGGGCGTGGATGTTCTCGGGTATTATTGA
- a CDS encoding membrane-bound PQQ-dependent dehydrogenase, glucose/quinate/shikimate family has product MDDIAPRRRSFAAMIVGALVALIGTVLTIGGGWLVILDGSPYYLLAGLAMLASGILLFRQRLLGGWVYIAVFAATVIWAFWEVGANGWALVPRLIAPLVLLIAVVLVMPALTLAHRRWTFAFGGLAAVLLVFILGGVIIGKENEHEVLAELPAEGSGMADPSPLHADSDWPAYGGSYAARRYTPLSQITPANVSKLERAWLVHTGDMPSSKEVAGKYGDENTPLKVGDTLYVCTPKNWILALDPATGRQRWKFDPKVPDAAIPYTAACRGVSYYEVPGAAGDEPCARRIIFGTLDARLFALDAATGRPCEDFGTNGQVDTTIGMGQTRPGYVSINSPPTIVHGVVVTGHQVLDGQDRWEPSGVIRGFDAVTGKLDWAWDMMHPDWNGYPPPGEEWARGTPNMWTIASGDEDLGLVYLPMGNSAADYWSGKRRPPENFYATSLVALDVDTGKPRWRFQAVKKDVWDYDFGAQATLIDYKGTPALVLPSKQGDIYILDRRTGKPLTPVGTIRAPIGGVEPQERAETQIVSRWQTLRKPDLTEQDMWGMSPIDQMICRIQFRKASYDGFYTPPTADRHSIEYPGYNGGTDWGGIAVDPRRGVIVANYNDMPNYVRLVPRKKAEELGWAPRGEARGGIGGAEGAGDPQLNTPYAIDVNAGWRLPLTGMLCKQPPYGGLRAIDIATGKTLWDRPFGTARTNGPFGIPSMLPLTIGTPNNGGAVVTASGLIFIAAATDNLIRAVDLATGKTLWTDKLPAGGQATPMVYQQNGREYLVIVAGGHHFMETPIGDEVIAYALPQSG; this is encoded by the coding sequence ATGGATGATATAGCCCCCCGCCGCCGCAGCTTTGCCGCAATGATCGTGGGGGCGCTCGTGGCTCTCATCGGCACCGTACTGACGATTGGGGGCGGGTGGCTCGTGATCCTCGACGGATCACCCTATTATCTGCTCGCTGGCCTGGCGATGCTCGCCTCCGGCATCCTCCTGTTTCGGCAGCGCCTGCTGGGCGGCTGGGTGTATATCGCAGTATTCGCCGCGACGGTAATCTGGGCCTTCTGGGAAGTGGGCGCCAACGGCTGGGCGCTGGTCCCGCGCCTGATCGCGCCGCTCGTCCTGCTGATCGCCGTGGTGCTCGTCATGCCGGCGCTCACCCTTGCTCATCGCCGCTGGACCTTTGCCTTTGGCGGGCTCGCCGCGGTGTTGCTGGTGTTCATCCTCGGCGGCGTGATCATCGGCAAGGAGAACGAGCACGAAGTTCTGGCCGAACTCCCCGCAGAAGGCAGCGGCATGGCCGATCCTTCGCCCTTGCATGCGGATAGCGACTGGCCTGCCTATGGCGGCTCCTACGCCGCGCGCCGTTACACGCCGCTCAGCCAGATCACTCCCGCCAATGTCTCCAAGCTCGAGCGGGCGTGGCTGGTGCACACGGGCGACATGCCTTCCTCCAAGGAGGTGGCGGGCAAGTATGGTGACGAGAACACGCCCCTGAAGGTGGGCGATACGCTGTATGTCTGCACGCCGAAGAACTGGATTCTCGCGCTCGATCCCGCCACGGGCAGGCAGCGCTGGAAGTTCGATCCAAAGGTCCCGGACGCAGCGATTCCCTACACCGCCGCGTGCCGCGGGGTGAGCTATTACGAGGTGCCCGGAGCGGCCGGGGACGAGCCTTGCGCCCGGCGCATCATCTTCGGCACGCTGGACGCGCGGCTTTTCGCGCTGGACGCGGCAACCGGGCGCCCGTGCGAGGATTTCGGCACTAACGGGCAGGTGGATACGACAATCGGCATGGGCCAGACGCGGCCGGGCTATGTCTCGATCAATTCCCCGCCCACCATTGTCCATGGTGTCGTGGTGACCGGGCATCAGGTGCTCGACGGACAGGACCGGTGGGAGCCCTCGGGCGTGATCCGTGGCTTCGACGCCGTTACCGGCAAGCTCGACTGGGCGTGGGACATGATGCACCCGGACTGGAATGGCTATCCGCCGCCGGGTGAGGAATGGGCGCGCGGCACCCCCAATATGTGGACGATTGCGTCGGGTGACGAGGATCTCGGCCTCGTCTACCTCCCCATGGGCAACTCCGCAGCCGATTACTGGAGCGGCAAGCGCCGCCCGCCGGAGAACTTCTATGCCACCTCGCTCGTCGCGCTGGATGTGGACACCGGCAAGCCCCGCTGGCGCTTCCAGGCGGTGAAGAAGGATGTGTGGGATTACGATTTCGGCGCGCAGGCGACCCTGATCGACTACAAGGGTACGCCGGCGCTGGTGCTCCCTAGCAAGCAGGGCGACATCTACATCCTCGACCGTCGCACCGGGAAGCCACTGACGCCCGTGGGCACGATCCGCGCCCCGATCGGAGGTGTGGAACCACAGGAGCGGGCAGAAACGCAGATCGTTTCGCGCTGGCAGACGCTGCGAAAGCCGGACCTGACCGAACAGGACATGTGGGGCATGTCCCCGATCGACCAGATGATCTGCCGCATCCAGTTCCGCAAGGCGAGCTATGACGGCTTCTATACGCCTCCCACGGCGGATCGGCATTCGATCGAATACCCGGGCTATAATGGCGGCACCGACTGGGGTGGTATCGCGGTGGACCCGCGCCGTGGGGTGATCGTGGCCAATTACAATGACATGCCGAATTACGTGCGACTGGTTCCGCGCAAGAAGGCGGAGGAACTCGGCTGGGCGCCGCGTGGCGAGGCCCGGGGCGGGATCGGCGGAGCGGAAGGCGCGGGCGATCCACAGCTCAACACGCCCTATGCAATTGATGTGAACGCCGGATGGCGGCTGCCCCTCACGGGTATGTTGTGCAAGCAGCCGCCCTATGGCGGGCTGCGGGCGATCGACATCGCAACCGGGAAAACGCTGTGGGATCGCCCGTTCGGCACGGCGCGCACCAACGGCCCGTTCGGCATTCCGTCCATGCTCCCGCTGACGATCGGCACGCCGAACAATGGCGGGGCGGTGGTGACAGCCAGCGGCCTCATCTTCATCGCAGCGGCAACCGACAATCTTATCCGTGCGGTCGATCTCGCCACAGGCAAGACCCTCTGGACCGACAAGCTGCCGGCGGGCGGCCAGGCCACCCCCATGGTCTATCAGCAGAACGGGCGCGAATATCTGGTCATCGTGGCGGGCGGCCATCACTTCATGGAGACGCCGATTGGCGATGAGGTAATCGCCTATGCCCTGCCGCAGAGCGGGTGA
- the ribH gene encoding 6,7-dimethyl-8-ribityllumazine synthase yields MPDPIQPRIALVVSQFNPEVTDGLRDGALAALAERGVKVADADIHSAPGAFEIPLLARALAHSGYDGVVGLGCVIKGDTAHFEYISQAASIGLMQAGLETGKPLTFGIITVYTEEQAVERSRADAHNKGREAAEACYAALQTLAAIRARGK; encoded by the coding sequence ATGCCTGATCCGATTCAACCCCGCATCGCGCTGGTCGTTAGCCAGTTCAATCCCGAGGTCACGGATGGCCTGCGCGATGGCGCGCTGGCTGCGCTGGCGGAGCGGGGAGTAAAGGTGGCGGACGCCGACATTCATAGCGCCCCCGGCGCCTTCGAAATCCCGCTGCTCGCCCGGGCGCTAGCCCACTCCGGCTATGACGGGGTGGTCGGCCTGGGCTGCGTGATCAAGGGCGATACGGCGCATTTTGAATATATCAGCCAGGCGGCCAGTATCGGCCTGATGCAGGCGGGGCTGGAGACAGGCAAGCCGCTCACCTTCGGTATCATCACCGTTTATACGGAAGAGCAGGCGGTTGAGCGGAGCCGCGCCGATGCCCACAACAAGGGGCGCGAAGCGGCGGAGGCGTGCTACGCCGCGCTGCAGACGCTCGCGGCGATCCGCGCACGCGGCAAGTAG
- a CDS encoding riboflavin synthase translates to MFSGIIECTAPVLAAGAREGSLSLRLATGFPDLDLGESVAVNGVCLTVTERDAAGEALFFVGPETLARSNLGALTTGGLVNLERSATLSSRLSGHLVQGHVDGLARLSGQSEDGGTWRLRFTVPEDLSRYCVEKGSIALNGVSLTLNAVEAAGQGESDLHVAIIPHTWEHTNLHRLTPGDAVNVEVDVMAKYVERLCQPYQRP, encoded by the coding sequence ATGTTCTCGGGTATTATTGAATGCACGGCGCCGGTGCTGGCCGCCGGGGCGCGGGAGGGTTCGCTCTCGCTGCGGCTCGCGACCGGCTTCCCCGATCTGGATCTGGGCGAAAGCGTAGCGGTGAACGGCGTTTGCCTGACCGTTACGGAGCGGGACGCTGCCGGGGAAGCGCTATTCTTCGTCGGCCCGGAAACACTGGCGCGAAGCAATCTGGGCGCTCTGACTACCGGGGGTCTCGTCAACCTTGAACGTTCGGCCACGCTTTCCTCGCGCCTTTCGGGCCATCTCGTGCAGGGGCATGTGGACGGGCTCGCCCGCCTTTCCGGCCAGAGTGAAGACGGGGGGACATGGCGCCTGCGCTTCACCGTCCCCGAAGATCTTTCCCGCTACTGCGTGGAGAAGGGTTCGATCGCGCTCAACGGCGTCAGCCTGACCCTCAACGCAGTCGAAGCTGCCGGGCAGGGCGAGAGCGACCTGCACGTGGCGATCATCCCCCACACCTGGGAACACACCAATCTGCACCGGCTGACGCCGGGCGATGCCGTCAATGTCGAAGTGGACGTGATGGCCAAATATGTGGAGCGTCTATGTCAGCCCTATCAACGGCCCTGA
- a CDS encoding TonB-dependent receptor: protein MKRHVSCAALKRHLLRTAALGTLAVAGTAHAEADDAATDADQIVVTGQRLSRESAIAAKKEADTVIDEIAADDLGKLPDANVADALARLPGVNVVVNQDTGEGEYVTIRGFSGTYNAVTINGVRVAQTDPSSRDVSLSVLPPNGLAAIRVTKTLTPDVDGDAIAGVIDFRTPTAFDFNKPTTLRLYATGGINGRAHSADEDSGVYQGQLDFAQKFGDGQFGIFASVNYGVTHGNAQETENDGEWEPYVWRKNSTETISEDNMHLPGIDLDYRRVKQTRYGGNISLDYHGDATQLYLRGQYARQELRGTNDYTDYRNRPTARLTQVDPEDTSLLQPEDMITGSDPTLGSIYGYTTGQIVDEDGDGIISDADRNSSKYWSLNGRSGVWNPQAFQFARNFGTIDVNQTLATVEFGGESKMDALTLTYSASYSGGTRENPDGYSVGYNCDKCTFPLDATGIDWVSSDPRFPHAGMPAFAEFVERDSSLLPFDGASHERWKQKDDRIALKLDARYDMDGVLSYVQAGAKWLRSKRDYDYTPLYDGDFAGTPLDGLNLEESGLVDKEVTSMLGGEYYYGDVFDRAAVVAAIRAAEAANGGDVSEEDLLQDDKKGSENVYAGYALANFDWDAFRLIAGARLEHRTIHNDFWVDDGDESGFGSSDSSYTIFLPSLTATYRPSNRVAIRGALWTGYSAPEYGNISGGQSITRDPVTDEIIAISQGNPDLKPAKAYNADLSLEYYPDPTSVVSVAAYYKHIKNFIFTNGNQVDAATTIGTIEITQPKNGETAKVYGVELNLIKGFDGLAAPFDGFGFEGNLTLQHSEAESGLDYREGDKMRLVNTPHILYNAALTFQKYGFEAKLSYNYRGKFIEDLRDNAVDKWVRPNRSLDLHTRYNITPSLAMDFDVGNLLNDWKYYTTKGDNPSYQKDYMEPGRTYLMRLSYVY from the coding sequence ATGAAACGCCATGTCTCTTGCGCCGCGCTGAAGCGGCACCTTCTCCGCACTGCTGCGCTCGGCACGCTCGCTGTCGCCGGCACTGCGCATGCCGAAGCCGATGATGCGGCCACCGACGCCGACCAGATCGTGGTCACCGGCCAGAGGCTCAGCCGCGAAAGCGCGATCGCCGCCAAGAAAGAGGCCGACACCGTGATCGACGAGATCGCGGCGGATGATCTGGGCAAGCTGCCCGACGCCAACGTGGCCGATGCGCTGGCGCGGCTGCCGGGTGTGAACGTGGTCGTCAACCAGGATACTGGCGAGGGCGAATATGTCACCATCCGCGGCTTTTCCGGCACCTATAATGCTGTGACGATCAATGGCGTGCGCGTGGCGCAGACCGACCCTTCCAGCCGTGACGTGTCGCTCAGCGTGCTGCCTCCCAATGGGCTGGCCGCCATCCGCGTGACGAAGACGCTGACGCCCGACGTGGATGGGGATGCGATCGCTGGCGTGATCGATTTTCGCACGCCTACGGCCTTCGACTTCAACAAGCCCACGACGCTGCGCCTCTATGCCACGGGCGGGATCAATGGCCGCGCTCATTCCGCCGACGAGGATTCTGGCGTTTATCAGGGCCAGCTCGATTTCGCGCAGAAGTTCGGAGACGGGCAGTTCGGCATCTTCGCCTCGGTCAATTACGGCGTGACCCACGGCAACGCGCAGGAGACCGAGAACGACGGCGAGTGGGAGCCCTATGTTTGGCGGAAGAACTCGACCGAGACGATCTCCGAAGACAATATGCATTTGCCGGGCATCGACCTTGACTATCGCCGCGTGAAGCAGACCCGCTACGGCGGCAATATCTCGCTGGATTATCACGGGGATGCCACGCAGCTTTATCTCCGCGGCCAGTATGCGCGGCAGGAACTGCGCGGCACGAACGATTACACCGACTACCGCAATCGTCCGACCGCGCGGCTCACCCAGGTGGACCCCGAAGACACCAGCCTGCTGCAGCCGGAAGACATGATCACCGGCAGCGATCCGACGCTGGGCAGTATCTACGGCTACACGACCGGACAGATCGTGGACGAGGATGGCGATGGCATCATTTCCGACGCCGATCGCAATTCCAGCAAATATTGGTCGCTCAACGGCCGCTCTGGCGTGTGGAACCCGCAGGCGTTCCAGTTCGCTCGCAACTTTGGCACGATCGACGTGAACCAGACCCTCGCTACCGTCGAGTTTGGTGGTGAAAGCAAGATGGACGCGCTGACGCTGACCTACAGCGCCAGCTATTCGGGCGGCACGCGAGAGAACCCCGATGGCTACTCCGTCGGCTATAATTGCGACAAGTGCACCTTCCCGCTCGATGCCACGGGGATCGACTGGGTTTCCAGCGATCCGCGCTTCCCTCATGCGGGCATGCCGGCTTTCGCGGAGTTCGTGGAGCGCGACAGTTCGCTGCTCCCCTTCGATGGCGCGAGCCATGAGCGTTGGAAGCAGAAGGATGACCGGATCGCGTTGAAGCTGGACGCACGCTACGACATGGATGGTGTGCTCAGCTATGTGCAGGCGGGCGCCAAATGGCTGCGCTCCAAGCGCGATTACGATTACACGCCGCTGTATGACGGCGATTTCGCCGGCACTCCGCTGGACGGTCTGAACCTGGAGGAATCGGGGCTGGTGGACAAGGAAGTCACCAGCATGCTGGGCGGCGAGTATTATTATGGCGACGTGTTCGATCGCGCCGCCGTGGTCGCCGCCATCCGCGCTGCGGAGGCGGCCAATGGCGGCGACGTCAGCGAAGAAGATCTCCTGCAGGACGACAAGAAGGGCAGCGAGAACGTCTATGCCGGTTATGCGCTGGCAAATTTCGACTGGGACGCCTTCCGCCTGATCGCCGGCGCCCGGCTGGAGCACCGCACCATCCACAACGACTTCTGGGTGGACGACGGTGACGAGAGCGGCTTCGGCAGCAGCGATTCCAGCTACACGATCTTCCTGCCCAGCCTCACCGCCACCTACCGCCCGAGCAACCGAGTGGCGATCCGCGGTGCCCTGTGGACCGGCTATTCCGCGCCGGAATATGGCAACATCTCTGGCGGCCAGAGCATCACTCGCGACCCCGTGACGGATGAAATTATCGCCATCAGCCAGGGCAATCCGGATCTGAAGCCGGCGAAGGCCTATAACGCCGATCTTTCGCTGGAATATTATCCCGATCCCACCAGCGTCGTATCCGTCGCCGCCTACTACAAGCACATCAAGAACTTCATCTTCACCAACGGCAATCAGGTGGATGCGGCGACGACGATCGGGACGATCGAAATCACCCAGCCGAAGAATGGCGAGACGGCCAAGGTCTATGGCGTGGAGCTGAACCTGATCAAGGGGTTCGACGGGCTGGCTGCGCCCTTCGATGGCTTCGGCTTCGAAGGCAATCTGACGCTACAGCACAGCGAGGCGGAGAGCGGGCTGGACTATCGCGAGGGCGACAAGATGCGCCTCGTGAACACGCCGCATATCCTCTACAACGCGGCGCTGACCTTCCAGAAATATGGCTTCGAAGCGAAGCTGTCCTATAATTACCGCGGCAAGTTCATCGAAGACCTGCGGGACAATGCGGTGGACAAGTGGGTGCGGCCCAACCGCAGCCTCGATCTCCATACGCGCTACAATATCACCCCCAGCCTGGCGATGGACTTCGACGTGGGCAATTTGCTCAACGACTGGAAGTACTACACCACCAAGGGCGACAATCCTTCGTACCAAAAGGACTATATGGAGCCGGGCCGCACCTATCTGATGCGCCTCAGCTACGTTTATTGA